From Psychroflexus torquis ATCC 700755, the proteins below share one genomic window:
- a CDS encoding efflux RND transporter periplasmic adaptor subunit yields MKRYIYTSLFLFNLLFLSCNDSTSTSDEEEHSENEDLIEVTSEQFKTVLLKLGNLKQNRFSEQFQVTGMIDVPPENRATVSSYFDGYISETRLLIGDEVQKGDLLVTLKNPDFIKFQQNYAEAISNMEFVESEFERKENLYNDKIIAQKVFQSTKNDFLQAKAQLQATVEQIKLMNLNPKQIAEGNFTSEINIYAPISGKISKLNVAQGKFLSKSEMIMEILDVDHIHLELDVFEKDILKIHKGDTLSFKIPEISDQIFNAYVKLIGAEVNENRSVRIHAHPKNENVNFSVGMFVNAYFKSDSKDYLALPETAFTEVDGETFVLQLNSKTDNLYTFNKIEVDTHSPQNGLKPILNSEQVDTEAQFLIRGVFDIITTGGGGHSH; encoded by the coding sequence ATGAAACGATATATATATACAAGCCTATTCCTATTCAACTTGCTATTTTTATCCTGTAATGATAGCACGTCTACTTCAGATGAAGAAGAGCACAGTGAAAACGAGGATTTAATAGAGGTGACAAGCGAGCAATTTAAAACAGTGCTATTAAAATTAGGGAATTTAAAACAAAATAGATTTTCAGAGCAATTTCAAGTGACTGGAATGATAGATGTTCCCCCCGAGAATCGAGCTACTGTGAGTTCTTATTTTGATGGATATATTTCTGAAACTCGACTTTTAATTGGTGACGAAGTTCAAAAAGGTGATTTATTAGTGACCTTAAAAAATCCTGATTTTATTAAGTTTCAACAGAATTATGCAGAAGCGATAAGCAACATGGAATTTGTAGAATCAGAGTTTGAGCGTAAAGAGAACTTATACAACGACAAAATCATCGCTCAAAAAGTCTTTCAATCTACAAAAAACGACTTTCTGCAAGCTAAAGCGCAACTTCAAGCAACAGTTGAGCAAATTAAATTAATGAACCTAAATCCTAAGCAAATCGCTGAGGGGAATTTCACATCAGAAATTAATATTTACGCTCCTATTAGTGGTAAAATTTCAAAATTGAATGTCGCCCAAGGTAAGTTTTTATCTAAATCTGAAATGATCATGGAGATTCTTGATGTCGATCATATTCATCTTGAACTGGATGTCTTTGAAAAAGACATCTTAAAGATCCATAAAGGGGATACCTTAAGCTTTAAAATTCCTGAAATTTCCGATCAAATTTTCAATGCTTATGTGAAGTTAATTGGCGCTGAAGTGAATGAAAACAGGAGCGTTCGCATTCATGCACATCCCAAAAATGAGAACGTCAACTTTTCGGTTGGCATGTTTGTAAATGCCTATTTCAAATCTGATTCTAAAGACTATTTAGCTTTGCCTGAGACGGCTTTTACTGAGGTTGATGGGGAAACCTTCGTCTTACAACTCAATTCTAAAACCGATAATTTATACACCTTCAATAAAATTGAAGTGGATACGCATTCGCCTCAAAATGGGCTCAAACCTATTTTAAACTCAGAACAAGTCGATACAGAAGCTCAGTTTTTAATCCGAGGCGTATTTGATATTATTACAACAGGTGGCGGTGGTCACAGTCATTAA
- a CDS encoding response regulator transcription factor: MNKGNYTILIAEDQVDIAKLLKKGLTEEGYQCLVVKNGEEVLKLVKHNSISLILLDWMMPKLKGIDVCKQLRSEHISTPIIFLTAKDTIEDTIEGLKSGANDYIKKPFNFEELLARIETHLRLYYKIDEVLHLGDLSLNMSKHQVLKSKKPINLTDKEFNFLAHLVRHKGQVCTRQSIIEDVWDIHFDYDSGVLDVYMNAIRKKMKLDRNELIKTVRGVGFIADE; encoded by the coding sequence ATGAACAAGGGAAATTACACCATTTTAATAGCAGAAGACCAAGTTGATATTGCTAAACTCTTGAAAAAAGGCTTAACCGAAGAAGGTTACCAGTGTTTGGTGGTTAAAAACGGTGAAGAGGTTTTAAAACTTGTAAAACACAATTCCATCAGTTTAATTTTACTAGATTGGATGATGCCAAAACTAAAAGGCATTGACGTTTGCAAACAATTGAGAAGTGAACACATTTCAACACCAATTATTTTTTTAACCGCTAAAGATACCATAGAAGATACTATTGAAGGCTTAAAAAGCGGTGCTAACGATTACATTAAAAAACCTTTTAATTTTGAAGAGCTTCTCGCAAGAATTGAAACTCATTTGCGTTTATATTATAAGATAGATGAGGTATTGCATCTCGGTGACTTATCCTTGAACATGAGTAAACATCAGGTTTTAAAGTCGAAAAAACCCATCAATTTAACCGATAAAGAATTTAATTTTTTGGCTCATTTAGTTCGCCACAAAGGACAAGTATGCACCAGGCAATCTATTATTGAAGACGTGTGGGATATTCACTTCGACTATGATTCTGGGGTCTTAGATGTCTATATGAATGCCATACGGAAAAAAATGAAGCTTGATAGAAATGAACTTATCAAAACCGTTCGCGGGGTTGGTTTTATAGCTGATGAGTAA
- a CDS encoding sensor histidine kinase, translating to MKLSIKSRIALYSVLGIASISIVVFIAIYFTVKNTVFSEIDVALKFEAKKHINEVMFSKDSVYFAYKDEWLEREHIEIEVYPLFVELYNAKGQGLDKSPNLRESSLEIDLQQENTFIGNQNLDGENIRQIQFPLIENNTIQGFIAIAIPLGDAELVIKTLLDTLLFIYPILLVITFFMSRLISQITIKPVTFIAKTVNEISSNNLNKRIPETSNGDELETLSNAINNFLNRIDAAVKREKQFTADASHQLRTPLAILKGNLEVLIRKKREPEQYVEEIKNNINKIDDMSDAVEKLLILARLNSHTLKNLETEELCLYDEIEAILINYKKDILQKGISITLDKSEDCQIQTHKTYLRLVLDNLISNAVKYGEDQTRITISLEPTPHHLKLSICNKGKKIPADEINDIFNPFFRNRYHENTEKGYGLGLAIVAKAIDLLKIKIHVSSDECTCFSLKIPRTP from the coding sequence ATGAAATTATCGATTAAAAGTAGGATTGCTTTATATTCAGTTTTAGGTATTGCAAGCATATCTATTGTTGTATTTATTGCTATTTATTTTACCGTTAAAAATACTGTCTTTAGTGAAATCGATGTGGCATTAAAATTTGAAGCCAAGAAGCACATCAATGAAGTAATGTTTAGCAAAGACAGCGTTTATTTCGCCTATAAAGATGAGTGGCTAGAGCGTGAGCATATAGAAATTGAAGTCTATCCCTTATTTGTTGAGTTATACAACGCCAAAGGTCAAGGTTTAGACAAATCGCCAAATCTTCGTGAAAGCAGCCTAGAAATCGATCTTCAACAAGAGAATACCTTTATCGGCAATCAAAATTTGGATGGTGAGAACATCAGGCAAATTCAATTTCCGCTTATAGAGAACAACACCATTCAAGGCTTTATTGCCATCGCCATTCCTTTGGGCGACGCAGAGTTAGTCATAAAAACACTTTTAGATACCTTATTGTTTATCTATCCTATTTTACTGGTCATTACATTTTTCATGTCTAGACTCATATCGCAGATCACCATTAAGCCTGTGACTTTTATAGCCAAAACCGTAAATGAAATTAGCTCGAACAACCTCAACAAGCGCATTCCTGAAACTAGTAATGGTGATGAATTAGAAACTCTGTCTAATGCTATTAACAACTTTTTAAACCGAATAGATGCTGCCGTAAAACGCGAAAAGCAATTCACGGCAGATGCTTCTCACCAACTCAGAACACCGTTAGCAATTCTCAAGGGAAATCTGGAAGTTTTAATTAGAAAAAAACGTGAGCCAGAACAGTATGTCGAAGAAATTAAAAACAATATTAATAAAATTGACGACATGTCTGATGCCGTTGAAAAATTACTCATTCTTGCTAGATTAAACAGCCATACCCTTAAGAATCTAGAAACCGAGGAGCTGTGTCTGTACGACGAAATAGAGGCCATTTTAATAAACTACAAAAAGGATATTTTACAAAAAGGCATCAGTATTACACTAGATAAATCTGAAGATTGCCAGATACAAACCCATAAAACTTATTTAAGGTTAGTCCTTGATAATTTGATTTCTAATGCGGTAAAGTATGGCGAAGACCAAACTAGGATTACTATTTCACTAGAACCGACACCCCATCACTTGAAGCTTTCTATTTGTAATAAAGGCAAAAAGATTCCAGCCGATGAAATCAACGACATTTTCAATCCCTTTTTCAGAAACAGGTATCACGAAAATACTGAGAAAGGTTATGGCTTAGGTCTTGCCATCGTTGCTAAAGCCATAGATTTATTAAAGATTAAAATCCATGTAAGTTCTGATGAATGCACTTGTTTTAGTCTTAAAATTCCAAGAACACCTTGA
- a CDS encoding thioredoxin family protein, whose translation MKLTALIMFLCLGLTSFAQDWTYDIEEAKTQAKKNNKDILLLFSGSDWCAPCIKLDRQIWQSEQFKAHASEKLILVRADFPRRKSNKPSKAIQDKNNALAAEYNTSGYFPFVLLLNSEGEVLNKLGYKNISPNDYITAIYAK comes from the coding sequence ATGAAGTTAACTGCGTTAATCATGTTTCTATGCCTAGGTCTCACAAGTTTTGCACAAGACTGGACCTACGATATAGAAGAAGCTAAAACACAAGCCAAAAAAAATAACAAAGACATCTTGCTTCTATTTTCAGGTTCAGACTGGTGTGCCCCTTGTATTAAACTTGACCGCCAAATCTGGCAAAGTGAACAATTTAAAGCTCATGCCAGTGAAAAATTGATATTGGTACGCGCAGACTTTCCTAGGCGTAAAAGCAATAAGCCGTCCAAGGCTATACAAGATAAAAACAATGCTCTTGCAGCAGAATATAATACTAGTGGATACTTCCCCTTTGTATTATTGCTAAACAGCGAAGGTGAAGTCCTTAATAAATTAGGTTATAAAAACATATCACCAAATGATTACATAACTGCCATATATGCGAAGTAA
- a CDS encoding FAD:protein FMN transferase: protein MRSKLMILLVLINFAAQAQDIFKRELGLMGSNFDITVIADSKKEAENYIDLAVVEMQRIEELISSWKSTSQTSAINRNAGLKPVQVDNELFQLIKRSIAISKITDGAFDISFAAIDKIWVFNGEETQVPDKALISSSVNAIGYKNIKLDEKNSTVFLTQKGMKIGFGAIGKGYAADKAKSLLMEKGVSGGIINASGDMNAWGLQPKGELWKVAITNPMDNSKNYGLFDLKNNAVVTSGNYEKFLLIDGERYAHIIDPRTGMPTKGILSVTVFAPKAELADALATSIFVMGSEVGLNMINQLPDVEAIIVKNDGSLATSTHINITTP, encoded by the coding sequence ATGCGAAGTAAACTAATGATTTTGCTTGTTTTAATAAATTTTGCCGCTCAGGCTCAGGATATTTTTAAGAGAGAGTTGGGCTTAATGGGAAGCAACTTTGATATTACCGTTATAGCTGATTCAAAAAAAGAAGCAGAAAATTACATAGACTTAGCTGTTGTAGAGATGCAACGCATCGAAGAATTGATATCCTCTTGGAAATCTACCTCTCAAACGTCTGCTATAAACCGTAATGCTGGTCTTAAGCCGGTTCAAGTCGATAATGAATTGTTTCAGCTTATCAAACGGTCCATTGCTATTTCAAAAATAACCGACGGTGCTTTCGATATAAGTTTTGCGGCCATAGATAAAATATGGGTATTCAATGGCGAAGAAACACAAGTACCAGATAAAGCTTTGATCTCTTCCTCCGTAAATGCTATTGGATACAAGAATATTAAACTAGATGAAAAAAATTCAACTGTTTTCTTAACTCAAAAAGGAATGAAAATCGGCTTCGGCGCCATTGGTAAGGGCTATGCAGCAGATAAAGCTAAAAGCCTACTGATGGAAAAAGGAGTGTCTGGAGGAATTATAAATGCCTCTGGAGATATGAATGCCTGGGGGCTTCAACCTAAGGGTGAACTCTGGAAAGTTGCAATTACCAACCCTATGGATAACTCTAAGAACTATGGATTATTCGACCTAAAAAATAATGCCGTTGTCACTTCTGGCAATTACGAAAAATTTCTGCTCATCGATGGGGAGCGCTATGCCCATATTATTGATCCTCGAACAGGGATGCCCACCAAAGGTATATTGAGTGTTACTGTTTTTGCTCCTAAAGCAGAATTAGCTGACGCTCTAGCAACCTCCATTTTCGTAATGGGTAGCGAAGTAGGATTAAATATGATTAATCAACTTCCCGATGTGGAAGCCATTATTGTAAAAAATGACGGAAGCCTAGCCACGTCAACACATATAAATATTACAACACCATGA
- a CDS encoding DUF4266 domain-containing protein: protein MIKTLTKLTLISFFFMSCVAVKEYEKININDPDMRLSERDLDKYKSTFQSYREAAAGANGGKTGGGCGCN, encoded by the coding sequence ATGATTAAAACACTCACAAAATTGACGCTCATAAGTTTCTTCTTTATGTCTTGTGTAGCCGTAAAAGAATACGAAAAAATCAATATCAACGATCCTGATATGCGATTATCAGAGCGAGATTTAGATAAGTATAAATCAACCTTTCAATCCTACCGCGAAGCAGCAGCTGGAGCAAATGGAGGTAAAACAGGCGGCGGTTGCGGCTGTAATTAA
- a CDS encoding DUF3570 domain-containing protein encodes MKKYITFYSIVLLLVSGHIMAQEEEPTEYKKRVLESVEVNLLSSYYTQDGENAAVTGGRGTEELTDIAPSINISIPLNDDDVLTVDATVSAYTSASSSNIDPFDGPQPADPFVASSGASEQDTWFGLTANYAHSSDDRNTIISGNVSFANEYDYSSIGFGGSITKLFNEKNTELQLNVNAYFDSWRPQYPIEFREGFNLSDYSFSGNPNFSSNYTQFQDESRNSYSIGVSLSQILSKSIQTSFIGDVVLQNGLLSTPHQRVYFGDFEDTMVENFTLGNDIERLPDTRTKIALGNRTNFYLNQNFILRTYYRFYTDDWGIDSHTFKAELPIKLGLNYTLYPMYRYYTQTAANDFGEYNTIVSTQEFYTSDYDLAEYDAHQYGIGFKYYDPLNKLNIGGFGLKSINLEYNYYERTTQNFNANITSLSFNFVAN; translated from the coding sequence ATGAAGAAATACATAACTTTTTATAGCATCGTCTTACTACTTGTTTCAGGACATATAATGGCACAAGAAGAAGAACCCACTGAGTATAAAAAACGAGTACTAGAGTCGGTAGAAGTCAACTTATTGTCCAGTTATTATACTCAGGATGGCGAAAATGCTGCTGTTACAGGAGGTCGAGGCACAGAAGAATTAACTGATATTGCCCCATCCATCAACATATCTATTCCTTTAAACGATGATGATGTTTTGACTGTAGATGCAACCGTTTCTGCATATACTTCAGCCTCTTCTAGCAATATTGATCCTTTTGATGGTCCACAACCTGCAGACCCATTTGTGGCCTCATCGGGAGCGTCAGAACAAGATACTTGGTTTGGTCTAACCGCCAATTATGCACATTCATCAGACGACCGAAATACCATCATAAGTGGAAATGTTTCTTTTGCCAATGAATACGACTACAGCTCGATTGGTTTTGGAGGGAGTATCACCAAACTATTCAACGAAAAAAACACTGAATTACAACTTAATGTCAACGCTTATTTTGATTCATGGAGACCGCAATATCCTATTGAATTTAGAGAAGGTTTCAATTTATCTGATTATTCCTTTAGTGGAAATCCAAATTTCTCAAGTAATTATACACAATTTCAAGATGAGAGTAGGAACTCTTATAGTATTGGAGTAAGTCTTTCACAAATTCTTTCAAAATCTATTCAAACGTCTTTTATAGGAGATGTAGTTCTTCAAAACGGCTTGCTATCTACACCGCATCAACGTGTCTATTTTGGAGATTTTGAAGATACAATGGTCGAGAACTTTACTTTAGGAAACGATATTGAGCGTTTACCAGATACACGTACAAAAATAGCCTTGGGTAACCGTACTAATTTTTACTTGAATCAAAATTTCATTTTAAGAACGTATTATCGTTTTTACACAGATGATTGGGGAATAGATTCACATACCTTTAAAGCAGAACTACCTATAAAACTAGGATTGAATTATACACTTTATCCTATGTACCGTTACTATACACAAACCGCAGCAAACGATTTTGGAGAATACAATACTATAGTTTCAACACAAGAATTTTATACTTCAGATTATGACTTGGCAGAATATGATGCCCATCAATATGGCATAGGCTTTAAGTACTATGATCCTTTAAATAAATTAAACATTGGTGGCTTTGGTTTGAAAAGCATAAATCTAGAATACAATTATTACGAGCGGACTACTCAGAATTTTAATGCAAACATTACGTCGCTCAGTTTTAATTTCGTAGCAAACTAG
- a CDS encoding NAD-dependent epimerase/dehydratase family protein — MKVLITGIAGFIGSHMAEYLNKKGYEVEGVDNFNPYYSVKLKKINADNLIKKGISVIEGDLRNDTFYDRLEKDYRFIIHFAAQPGISATSSFDSYLTNNVVATQKLIEFTKKQKSFIQFINISTSSVYGDYATKSEKAVPQPTSYYGVTKLAAEQLVLAEARKKEFRACSLRLYSVYGPRERPDKLYTKLIKASLNNTQFPLFEGSKQHKRSFTYVEDIVNGIYLCLKKQKLTNLEIINIGHHKQETTEQGILYVEKLLKKHISIELKPARESDQKETVANITKARNLFGYNPKTDLEKGIQHQIDWFKTTIEDHGEF, encoded by the coding sequence ATGAAAGTTTTAATTACCGGTATTGCAGGTTTTATCGGCTCGCATATGGCCGAATACCTTAATAAAAAAGGGTATGAAGTTGAAGGTGTGGATAACTTCAACCCTTACTATTCTGTTAAGCTGAAAAAGATAAATGCAGATAATCTTATTAAAAAAGGGATTTCCGTTATCGAAGGCGATTTACGAAACGACACCTTTTATGACAGACTAGAAAAAGATTATCGATTCATTATTCATTTTGCTGCTCAACCTGGGATTTCGGCAACGAGCAGTTTTGATAGTTATCTAACTAATAACGTGGTTGCGACCCAGAAGCTCATTGAGTTTACGAAAAAACAAAAGTCTTTCATTCAATTCATAAATATTTCAACCTCATCCGTTTATGGAGATTATGCCACTAAAAGTGAAAAGGCAGTTCCTCAACCAACTTCATACTATGGTGTTACCAAACTCGCGGCAGAACAGCTCGTTCTTGCTGAAGCCAGAAAAAAAGAATTCAGAGCCTGTTCATTGCGCTTGTATTCAGTATATGGACCAAGAGAACGACCCGACAAGCTATACACCAAGCTTATTAAAGCTAGTTTAAACAATACTCAATTTCCTTTGTTTGAGGGGAGTAAGCAACATAAGCGAAGTTTTACTTATGTTGAAGACATTGTTAATGGCATCTATTTATGTTTGAAAAAACAAAAATTAACCAATTTGGAAATTATAAACATAGGCCATCACAAACAGGAAACTACAGAGCAAGGGATCTTATACGTAGAAAAATTATTAAAAAAACATATTTCAATTGAATTAAAGCCAGCACGGGAATCTGACCAAAAAGAAACTGTTGCGAATATTACTAAAGCACGAAATTTATTCGGCTATAACCCTAAAACCGATTTAGAAAAAGGTATTCAACACCAGATCGATTGGTTTAAAACGACCATTGAAGACCATGGAGAATTTTAA
- a CDS encoding glycosyltransferase family 2 protein has product MENFKLTIIVPVYNEAENLHRLADVFRAYFKQSNHKMKLLFVNDGSKDESLNIIKQLCEENDCFQYLNFNKNYGLSTAIKAGFDHVTTELTGYIDADLQTHPEDFDLLLEHAQEYDLVTGNRSKNRKDSMVKNLSSTIANGIRRLFTQDGMDDTGCPLKIIKTSYAQNIPMFRGLHRFLPAMILLQNGTVKQVDVRHFPRIAGTANFGLINRLVGPLTDCFAYLWMKKKYINYKIESKSC; this is encoded by the coding sequence ATGGAGAATTTTAAATTAACCATTATTGTCCCCGTTTATAATGAAGCTGAAAATTTGCATAGACTTGCTGATGTATTTAGGGCCTATTTTAAGCAGTCAAATCATAAAATGAAACTGCTGTTTGTAAATGATGGTTCTAAAGATGAAAGCTTGAACATCATAAAACAATTATGTGAAGAAAACGATTGTTTTCAATACCTCAACTTCAATAAAAATTATGGATTAAGTACTGCTATAAAAGCAGGATTCGATCACGTAACCACAGAGTTAACCGGATATATCGATGCGGATTTACAAACTCACCCAGAAGACTTCGACCTTCTTTTAGAACATGCCCAAGAGTATGATTTGGTAACTGGAAATAGATCTAAAAACAGAAAAGATAGTATGGTCAAAAATTTGAGTTCAACTATAGCAAATGGAATAAGGCGCCTATTTACTCAAGATGGTATGGACGATACTGGTTGTCCTTTAAAAATCATAAAAACAAGTTATGCTCAAAACATTCCAATGTTCAGAGGTTTACATCGGTTTTTACCTGCTATGATTTTACTTCAAAATGGAACGGTAAAACAAGTAGATGTGAGACATTTTCCCAGAATAGCTGGAACAGCAAATTTTGGTTTAATCAATCGACTTGTAGGGCCTTTAACGGATTGTTTTGCATATCTGTGGATGAAGAAAAAATATATCAATTACAAAATAGAGTCTAAATCATGCTAA
- a CDS encoding lipid-A-disaccharide synthase N-terminal domain-containing protein: protein MLSSSIVIYAIGFAAQLLFSSRTFYQWVSSEKQKKVIAPRYFWQISLMASFLLFVYGYLRNDFSIMLGQSLTYFIYIRNIQLQNQWHKFPVVSRVFLLLFPLAVVIYYYNNNTFDINNLLVDNGFSNQLLWLGIVSQLIFTFRFIYQWLYSERLKLSKLPSGFWILSLLGSLLILVYGILRSDPVLIVGHSFGIIIYTRNLYLLKREHA, encoded by the coding sequence ATGCTAAGTTCATCCATCGTGATTTATGCCATTGGTTTTGCAGCGCAGTTACTTTTTTCCAGTAGAACCTTTTATCAATGGGTGAGTTCAGAAAAGCAAAAGAAAGTGATTGCCCCACGTTATTTTTGGCAGATAAGTTTAATGGCTTCTTTTCTCTTGTTTGTCTACGGCTATCTAAGAAATGATTTTTCTATTATGTTAGGTCAAAGTCTAACTTATTTTATATATATCCGAAACATTCAACTCCAAAATCAGTGGCATAAATTCCCAGTAGTGTCTAGGGTTTTCTTGCTGCTTTTTCCTTTAGCCGTTGTAATTTACTATTATAACAATAACACCTTTGATATTAATAATCTATTGGTAGACAATGGCTTTTCAAACCAACTCTTATGGCTTGGGATTGTAAGTCAACTTATTTTCACCTTTCGTTTTATTTATCAATGGTTGTATTCTGAACGTTTAAAATTATCGAAGTTACCCAGCGGGTTTTGGATTTTAAGCTTACTGGGATCTTTACTTATTTTGGTTTACGGAATTTTAAGAAGCGACCCTGTTTTGATAGTAGGTCATAGCTTTGGAATTATCATTTACACTAGAAACCTTTATCTTTTAAAACGGGAACATGCTTAA
- a CDS encoding ArnT family glycosyltransferase encodes MLKLIYKYPVITLIIVCVILFFFNLSVLPVSIMEARNFNVAREMLTENNWLLTTMNAIPRYEKPPFPAWFTTMFSQFDIKSVFLYRLPSSIVATLGVLFSYYLFKSLAKTKKIALIASLVLSTSFYYIAIRFEAPSDTYTHAFMIAGLLFMTKAIQSSTKSLLYSFLAILGIGISVLSKGPVSLYALFLPFIIAYFIAYSSSKKAIIISISTLLLGIALGATWYLYVRLADPKVFTEIAAQETSNWSSYNVRPFYYYWSFFIQSGIWTVPALISLAYPYFKSKVDNKKLYKFSWLWTVLAVVLLSIIPEKKSRYLVPVLIPLALNLAQVLLYQFRTKKMDIVSRIAMKFHYVLIFCIGISVVAIPLIIEVRTTSFWIWYYTLVALMFAISAVIFFNYSPLKSKVLFVSNILLIMVVTSVGIYGIQFFKQNDKYNTLTSAELQQSHLYYYKSIQPEVIWDSNRVSQPLDFSKSFPSQHNVQVIVENGYMEEFKKQIPSEYEIKSVKTYDRNYFKSAEDYKHRGRKVTYLYTLKRKN; translated from the coding sequence ATGCTTAAACTTATTTATAAATATCCTGTCATCACTCTCATCATAGTATGTGTGATTTTATTTTTCTTCAACTTGAGCGTACTTCCAGTCAGTATTATGGAAGCGAGAAACTTTAATGTTGCCAGAGAAATGCTTACTGAAAATAATTGGTTATTGACAACCATGAATGCTATACCTCGTTATGAAAAGCCGCCCTTTCCTGCATGGTTTACTACCATGTTTAGCCAATTTGACATTAAATCGGTTTTTCTATATCGGTTGCCCTCGAGTATCGTAGCAACTTTAGGAGTTCTCTTTAGCTACTACCTCTTTAAAAGTTTAGCAAAAACCAAAAAAATAGCCCTTATTGCCTCATTGGTTCTTTCCACCTCCTTCTACTATATCGCTATTCGGTTTGAAGCACCTTCCGATACCTACACTCATGCATTTATGATTGCAGGCTTACTCTTTATGACTAAAGCCATTCAATCTTCAACCAAAAGCCTACTTTATAGTTTTCTTGCGATTTTAGGCATAGGCATTTCAGTATTATCCAAAGGCCCCGTTAGTTTATATGCGCTCTTTCTCCCTTTTATAATTGCTTACTTTATCGCATATTCCTCTTCAAAAAAAGCGATCATAATTAGCATTTCGACTTTACTCTTAGGTATTGCCTTGGGAGCTACATGGTATTTGTATGTAAGATTAGCAGATCCTAAAGTTTTTACAGAAATTGCAGCTCAAGAAACCTCCAACTGGTCGAGTTATAATGTTAGACCCTTTTATTATTATTGGAGTTTTTTCATTCAATCGGGAATATGGACTGTTCCCGCACTTATTAGTTTAGCTTATCCTTATTTTAAATCTAAAGTGGATAACAAAAAACTGTATAAGTTCAGTTGGCTATGGACTGTTCTAGCAGTAGTTTTATTATCGATTATTCCAGAAAAGAAATCCCGATATTTAGTTCCCGTATTAATTCCTTTAGCCTTGAATCTAGCTCAAGTTTTACTTTATCAGTTTAGAACTAAAAAAATGGATATCGTGAGCAGAATTGCTATGAAATTCCACTATGTTTTAATTTTCTGTATTGGAATTTCGGTGGTTGCCATTCCCTTGATTATAGAAGTAAGAACCACTTCATTTTGGATTTGGTATTATACTTTAGTCGCCTTGATGTTTGCTATTTCAGCAGTCATCTTTTTTAACTACAGCCCACTAAAAAGCAAGGTGCTGTTTGTATCCAATATTCTTTTAATAATGGTGGTCACAAGTGTGGGGATTTACGGCATTCAATTTTTCAAACAAAATGATAAGTACAACACCTTAACGTCAGCAGAGCTTCAACAAAGTCATCTTTATTACTACAAATCGATTCAGCCTGAGGTGATTTGGGACTCTAATAGAGTTTCACAACCACTTGATTTTTCTAAGAGCTTCCCGTCACAACATAACGTTCAGGTGATTGTGGAAAATGGGTATATGGAAGAATTCAAAAAACAAATTCCCTCGGAATATGAGATTAAATCGGTAAAAACTTACGACAGGAATTACTTTAAGAGCGCTGAAGACTATAAGCATCGTGGTCGCAAAGTAACTTACCTGTACACCTTAAAACGAAAGAATTAA